In Bacilli bacterium, the following are encoded in one genomic region:
- a CDS encoding YheC/YheD family protein has translation GGEALEVKRFLEQEKGRAETNRLLREIPSICAEIPQALESRFGRLGELGVDLGIDRDNNVWILEVNSKPGRRVFSLIHNLDAERRAVRNPIQYACFLLKGV, from the coding sequence GGTGGTGAAGCGCTTGAAGTAAAGCGGTTTTTGGAACAGGAAAAAGGTCGGGCGGAAACAAACCGTCTGTTGCGCGAAATCCCAAGCATTTGCGCCGAAATCCCGCAAGCTTTGGAAAGCCGCTTTGGCAGGTTGGGCGAACTTGGAGTCGATCTGGGCATCGATCGGGATAACAACGTCTGGATTTTGGAAGTCAATTCCAAACCGGGGCGGCGCGTGTTCTCATTAATTCACAATCTTGACGCCGAGCGGCGGGCGGTTCGGAATCCGATTCAATATGCGTGCTTCCTGCTTAAAGGCGTCTAG
- a CDS encoding YheC/YheD family protein: MSLTTCTVHFTNRADKNLYMTRALMRELQIRSQKTLTLKVGHRQSKVGLRVIKKAGRHIYLPGSVRNALLIPRAGNCCIKSEGDGIIKLGPLIGILTSTAGGTGSTPFGSRTGMVRQYLQAGNTKAYYFAFAPQDINWQQETTVGYFAEPGGKWVRKLVSLPDAVYNRLPSRRQELTISMENFKERFVRRNIPIFNWRFFNKSEVYRLLQGEPEEKYVPESVVNPPPEKIKEMLERNQFVYLKPTGGSLGIGIYRLTYHPKKGYFCRYRRNGKNVLLRFNRFSALLDLLRKSRNLNHYVLQQGIRLIEIDNCPIDFRFHMCKNGKNRWTVAGVGAKKAGRGSVTTHVRTGGQLMTPEAALAKTFGNRAEEILNNAKKAVISLCQAIERNYPHPLGEIGFDMGIDKNENIWMFEANSKPGRTIFKHPALKAQGRDALHCVFEYLLYLSKFPVREDA, from the coding sequence ATGAGTTTGACAACATGCACGGTGCACTTCACCAATCGGGCTGATAAAAACTTATATATGACCAGAGCATTGATGAGAGAACTGCAAATTCGCTCGCAGAAAACTTTGACGCTTAAGGTCGGCCACCGTCAGTCCAAAGTGGGACTCCGCGTGATCAAAAAAGCAGGAAGACATATTTATTTGCCCGGATCCGTGCGGAACGCGCTGTTGATTCCCCGGGCAGGCAACTGCTGCATAAAAAGTGAAGGCGACGGCATTATCAAACTCGGCCCGTTGATCGGCATTTTGACTTCGACTGCGGGCGGAACGGGTTCTACGCCGTTCGGCAGCAGAACCGGCATGGTCAGGCAATATTTGCAGGCCGGTAATACAAAAGCGTACTACTTTGCCTTTGCCCCGCAAGACATCAACTGGCAGCAGGAAACAACCGTCGGCTATTTCGCCGAACCCGGGGGCAAGTGGGTGCGGAAGCTCGTGTCGTTGCCCGACGCGGTATACAACCGGCTGCCCAGCCGCAGGCAAGAGCTCACCATTTCGATGGAAAACTTCAAAGAGCGCTTTGTCCGCCGCAATATTCCGATTTTTAACTGGAGATTTTTCAATAAGTCGGAAGTTTACCGGTTGCTGCAAGGAGAGCCCGAAGAAAAATATGTGCCCGAGTCCGTCGTGAATCCGCCGCCGGAAAAAATCAAGGAAATGCTGGAGAGAAACCAGTTCGTCTATTTGAAGCCGACCGGCGGAAGCCTCGGAATCGGCATTTACCGGTTGACTTACCACCCGAAAAAAGGCTACTTCTGCCGCTATCGCCGCAACGGCAAAAACGTGCTTTTGCGGTTCAACCGTTTTTCGGCGTTGCTCGATCTGCTTAGAAAAAGCAGAAACCTGAATCATTATGTGTTGCAGCAAGGAATCAGGCTGATTGAAATCGATAATTGTCCGATTGATTTCCGCTTCCATATGTGCAAAAACGGCAAAAACCGTTGGACGGTCGCCGGTGTTGGCGCCAAAAAGGCGGGCAGAGGCAGCGTGACTACGCATGTGCGCACCGGCGGGCAGCTGATGACGCCGGAAGCGGCGCTGGCAAAAACATTCGGCAACCGGGCGGAAGAGATTTTGAACAACGCGAAAAAAGCCGTTATCTCCCTTTGCCAGGCGATTGAACGCAATTATCCGCATCCGTTGGGCGAAATCGGCTTTGATATGGGCATCGATAAAAACGAGAACATTTGGATGTTTGAAGCCAACTCCAAGCCCGGCCGAACCATATTTAAGCATCCCGCGCTGAAAGCGCAGGGGCGCGACGCGTTGCACTGCGTATTTGAATATTTGCTCTACTTGAGCAAGTTCCCAGTGAGGGAGGATGCTTGA
- a CDS encoding YheC/YheD family protein, whose translation MLDVALKAELHEYKKRPIIAILTMDDEKKGFRGNRENFHDLIEAGKERNILVYVTTVKLLDLRERQTAGYTCNLEKNSWIRQMFPQPHVIYNRIPFREDEMSADVQDKMAHIRRHPRVQMFNPAFFNKWELIGWLNESKITSKYLPITLKMSEDTKLLPLLKQHSAVYLKPESGKAGAGIMRIRRKINGKPTYLLSVQIKRKSRNFRFNSLKRLRARIKKMIGKEKYIVQQGIDLVHNKKRPFDLRVLVQKNGKGKWTLTGIGGRVAGELSITTHVPRGGSIDNPKYLLRAVFGASRGARILRRAQQAALAIARQIEIGAGTPLGEMSMDLGVDENGDIWFFEANSKPMKFDEPQIRKKSLERIIQYSIFLANGKNARANFYGIEGD comes from the coding sequence ATGCTTGATGTGGCGCTAAAAGCTGAATTGCATGAGTATAAGAAGCGTCCGATCATTGCAATCCTGACAATGGATGACGAGAAAAAGGGTTTTCGCGGCAACCGGGAAAATTTTCACGACCTCATCGAGGCGGGCAAAGAGCGGAACATTCTCGTATATGTCACCACTGTCAAATTGCTGGATTTGCGGGAGAGGCAAACTGCGGGCTATACGTGCAATTTGGAGAAAAACAGCTGGATTCGCCAGATGTTTCCCCAGCCACATGTCATTTACAACCGCATCCCGTTCAGGGAAGATGAAATGTCAGCCGATGTGCAGGATAAAATGGCGCACATCCGCCGCCATCCGCGCGTCCAAATGTTTAATCCGGCTTTTTTTAACAAATGGGAATTGATCGGTTGGTTGAACGAATCCAAAATAACGAGCAAATATTTGCCGATCACGCTAAAAATGTCCGAAGACACCAAACTGCTGCCGCTTTTGAAGCAGCATTCCGCCGTGTATTTAAAACCGGAGTCCGGAAAAGCCGGCGCGGGCATCATGCGGATCCGCCGCAAGATAAACGGCAAGCCGACCTATTTGCTAAGCGTGCAGATCAAACGAAAGAGCCGAAATTTCCGTTTTAACAGCCTGAAGCGACTGCGCGCGCGCATAAAAAAAATGATCGGCAAAGAAAAGTATATCGTCCAGCAAGGAATCGATCTTGTGCATAACAAAAAGCGCCCCTTCGATTTGCGCGTGCTCGTGCAAAAAAACGGCAAAGGCAAATGGACGCTGACCGGCATCGGCGGAAGAGTTGCCGGGGAACTCAGTATTACGACGCATGTGCCCCGCGGCGGGTCCATCGACAACCCCAAATATTTGTTAAGAGCCGTCTTCGGCGCAAGCCGGGGGGCGCGGATTTTGCGCCGTGCGCAACAAGCCGCGCTCGCCATCGCCAGGCAAATCGAAATCGGCGCCGGCACACCGCTGGGTGAAATGTCGATGGATTTGGGCGTGGACGAAAACGGGGATATCTGGTTTTTCGAAGCCAATTCCAAACCGATGAAATTTGATGAGCCGCAAATCCGCAAAAAATCGTTGGAACGCATCATCCAGTACAGCATATTTTTAGCCAACGGAAAAAACGCCAGAGCAAACTTTTATGGGATTGAGGGCGATTAA